Proteins from one Plasmodium relictum strain SGS1 genome assembly, chromosome: 10 genomic window:
- a CDS encoding aspartate--tRNA ligase, putative yields MKIFRHLLLYLNIYFRNVYTSSILKCPIFFNINKKNYKSFDCRCLVKIESRNIYNFINKNNKRRNKFKNFINLYSLNFILNKEKIRKKKYIFILKKSINKENGIFPEKKNLKKHENKLETLDLSKNYDDYINLIEFGDLSFFYETYVNRKFYFYESIIKYIEEHKHNFISINSKDENTEKRTIIDKNYIHIRGRIEKKIKQSKRIFLYLRQDYGLYLTCIYEKKLKNEKLDDMFKYIKSLKNESVVDIIGNIKVHGDLQKMNVSYIESLRNQKSLEIIIHKIFCISESFFNIPVIINDNSFLNEMKNIPNLNYRNLKEAGRDDKETDVQRNEKDEENTKKIVVNFNFSKDDNKYNKIEEKTTEKNENDKNNIYIYENRSNDSFINDDEIINSNEHILKLHHFCLNYRNSVNHIIFNIKSKLSEKLKSLLYKDNYKEVFTSKLIKINRKNKVNNRESGENFDIKMNKKKEDINKKSTEKTFIELNGSEGGSNCFKIENENLLLAQSPQFYKQMLINSDFEKIFEMNYSYRNENFHTSRHLNEFISLDIEQVIYDNYYEMIIYMYDLLKYLNNYLNQIFPHELNLINLIQRNKKVTFEKSKISKNPIVLSFCEAHEILDKYYLKKNSFDKYIYNDTYKKYIRILSDEERNILKKKITFEPCENNKLHNVYYYKKIVSKYKINIKENKNERENGSSNVYKFLNNLNRDELYKTILLFFNKIYENSFVKKCSGNNYYYSNENDIEKKHDYINYNLNHTNINDFIVDNNCSQIYNNTYNSYYKRCDINEEKKIDSKTEVSNYNFLSLLNSFQGGKKIYVKQALEYMNLKDKYLFYDDFTNDQLNYIYLFLKYNYETDLFIIDQYPIYLRPYYTLSNMYDLRFTNSFDFIYKGIEIISGSQRINNLPILLFKVLKENKNTDLLKYLNKADFTIIDYLNHFQNIINKNSTLHKYFNSFQFSSKPHGGLALGFERFLMSILNLRNIKSAIFQD; encoded by the coding sequence atgaaaattttcagacatttattattatacttaaatatatactttaGAAATGTTTACACATCCTCTATACTTAAATgccctattttttttaatataaataaaaaaaattataaatcatTTGATTGTAGATGTTTAGTAAAAATTGAAAGTAGAAATatctataattttattaacaaaaataataagagaagaaataaatttaaaaatttcattaatttatattctttaaactttattttgaataaagaaaaaataagaaaaaaaaaatatatatttattcttaaGAAAAGCATTAACAAAGAAAATGGAATATTtcctgaaaaaaaaaatctaaaaaagcacgaaaataaattagagaCTCTAgatttaagtaaaaattatgatgatTACATAAATTTGATAGAATTTGGTGatctatcttttttttatgagaCCTATgtaaatagaaaattttatttttatgaaagtattatcaaatatattgaagaacataaacataattttataaGTATTAATTCGAAAGATGAAAATACAGAAAAAAGAACGattatagataaaaattatatacatattagagggagaatagaaaaaaaaattaaacagtccaaaagaatttttttatatttaagacAAGATTACGGTTTATATTTAACTtgtatttatgaaaaaaaattaaaaaatgaaaaattagatgatatgtttaaatatattaaaagtttaaaaaatgaaagtgtTGTTGACATTATTGGAAATATAAAAGTTCATGGGGATCTGCAAAAAATGAATGTTTCTTACATAGAAAGTTTACGAAATCAGAAAAGTTTAGAGATTATcatacataaaatattttgtatatccgaatctttttttaatatacctGTTATAATTAACGATAAtagttttttaaatgaaatgaaAAACATTCCAAATTTAAATTACAGAAATTTGAAAGAAGCTGGAAGAGATGATAAAGAAACAGATGTacaaagaaatgaaaaagatgaggaaaacacaaaaaaaatagtagtaaattttaatttttcaaaggatgataataaatataataaaatagaagaaaaaactacagaaaaaaatgaaaatgataaaaataatatatatatctatgaAAATAGATCAAATGATTCATTTATAAATGatgatgaaataataaaCTCCAATgaacatattttaaaattacatcatttttgtttaaattatagaaattcagtaaatcatataatttttaatattaaaagtaaATTATCTGAAAAGTTAAAAAGCTTATTGTATAAagataattataaagaagTATTCACATCGAAACTTATAAagattaatagaaaaaataaagttaataATAGAGAATCAGGTGAAAATTTTGatattaaaatgaataaaaaaaaagaagatataaataaaaagagtaCAGAAAAAACTTTTATTGAATTGAATGGTTCAGAAGGTGGAAGTAACTGctttaaaattgaaaatgaaaatttattgCTAGCTCAAAGCCCTCAATTTTATAAACAAATGCTAATAAATTCagattttgaaaaaatttttgagatgaattattcatatagaaatgaaaattttcataCTTCAAGACACTTGAATGAATTTATTTCACTAGACATAGAACAAGTGATTTATGATAATTATTACGAAAtgattatttatatgtatgatttactaaaatatttaaataattatttaaatcagaTTTTTCCTcatgaattaaatttaattaatttaattcaaagaaataaaaaagtaacttttgaaaaaagtaaaatttcaaaaaatccCATTGTATTATCCTTTTGCGAAGCTCATGAAATACTTGATAAatattacttaaaaaaaaattcatttgacaaatatatatataatgatacgtataagaaatatattagaaTCCTTAGTGATGaagaaagaaatatattaaaaaaaaaaataacatttgaACCCtgtgaaaataataaattgcataatgtttattattacaaaaaaattgtaagtaaatataaaataaatataaaagaaaataaaaatgaaagagAAAATGGCTCTTCAAATgtgtataaatttttaaataatttaaatagagACGAGTTATATAAAACTATATTGTTattctttaataaaatttatgaaaactCTTTTGTGAAAAAATGTAGTGGTAACAATTACTATTACagtaatgaaaatgatattgaaaaaaagcatgattatataaattataatttaaatcacACAAACATTAATGACTTTATCGTAGATAACAATTGTTcacaaatatataataatacatataatagTTACTACAAACGTTGTGATATTAATGAAGAGAAGAAAATAGATTCTAAAACAGAAGTaagtaattataattttttaagctTGTTGAATAGTTTTCAAgggggaaaaaaaatatatgtgaaACAAGCATTAGAGTATATGAAtctaaaagataaatatcTCTTTTATGATGATTTTACAAATGACCAATTAAATTACATATATCTATTTCTAAAGTATAATTATGAAACggatttatttataattgatCAGTATCCTATATATCTCCGGCCTTATTATACCTTAAGCAATATGTATGATCTCAGATTTACAAATAGTTttgattttatttacaaagggATCGAAATTATATCAGGTAGccaaagaattaataatttgcctattttgttatttaaagtactaaaagaaaataaaaatactgatttattaaaatatttaaacaaAGCAGATTTTACAATTATCGATTATTTGAATCActttcaaaatataataaataaaaattcaaccttacataaatatttcaattCATTTCAATTTTCTTCTAAACCACATGGAGGCTTAGCTTTAGGATTTGAAAGATTTTTAATGtcaatattaaatttaagaaatataaaaagtgcTATTTTTCAAGACTAA